The Deltaproteobacteria bacterium genome has a segment encoding these proteins:
- the ftsH gene encoding ATP-dependent zinc metalloprotease FtsH — MFYLIYSIVSSSRAEVKEIAFSEFLVAVESEKLQNVDVEIRNESEFLWQEGKVHKKTIGRLTDEVMDKLLANNVKFKLNNEESGAFWQTLLITWLPMFLVFLFLFFLMRQLQSGGGKAMSFGKAKARLVSEGSPKVTFKDVAGADEAKEELSEIIEFLRDPKKFTRLGGRIPKGVLLMGSPGTGKTLLARAIAGEAGVPFFSISGSDFVEMFVGVGASRVRDLFEQSKKHAPCIIFIDEIDAVGRHRGAGLGGGHDEREQTLNQLLVEMDGFESNDGVILIAATNRPDVLDPALLRPGRFDRRVVVPRPDLGGRGEILKVHTKKVPLEENVDLELIARGTPGFSGADLANLVNEAALVAARDNKSKVEQNDFESAKDKVLMGSERKSMIISEKEKLITAYHEAGHTLVAKTVPQADPVHKVTIIPRGRALGLTQQLPIEDRYNLSRSYAADRIAILFGGRIAEDIIFSEITTGAGNDIEVATDLARKMVCEWGMSEKLGPLTFGKKEEAIFLGREIAQHQDYSEHTAVEIDGEVRRIITEQYARAKEIIMSKLEELKRIAEALIEYETLEANEVQDLIDGKKLTREPPKVKMPTREEIEKRYQQEKEKRKESDTKVLAPLAQDPTKA; from the coding sequence TCGCAACGAATCTGAATTTCTATGGCAAGAAGGTAAAGTCCATAAAAAAACTATCGGTCGCTTGACTGACGAGGTAATGGATAAACTTTTAGCTAATAACGTTAAATTTAAATTAAATAACGAAGAATCAGGCGCTTTTTGGCAGACTTTACTGATCACTTGGCTGCCAATGTTTCTCGTGTTTCTGTTTCTTTTCTTCTTGATGAGGCAGCTACAAAGTGGCGGCGGCAAAGCCATGAGTTTTGGCAAAGCCAAGGCGCGACTTGTTTCTGAAGGCTCTCCCAAAGTCACATTTAAAGATGTCGCTGGGGCTGATGAAGCCAAAGAAGAACTCTCTGAGATAATTGAATTTTTACGTGACCCTAAAAAATTCACTCGTTTGGGTGGGCGTATACCCAAAGGTGTATTGCTTATGGGTTCTCCAGGTACTGGCAAAACTTTGCTTGCCCGTGCAATTGCAGGTGAAGCTGGAGTACCCTTCTTTTCAATCTCGGGTTCTGATTTTGTTGAAATGTTTGTAGGCGTTGGCGCCTCACGTGTACGTGATTTGTTTGAACAGTCTAAAAAACATGCCCCCTGCATTATTTTTATCGACGAAATTGATGCGGTTGGTAGACATCGTGGTGCGGGATTAGGCGGCGGCCATGATGAGCGCGAGCAGACGCTCAATCAACTATTAGTTGAGATGGATGGTTTTGAGTCCAATGATGGTGTCATTCTCATTGCTGCTACTAACCGCCCAGATGTTCTTGACCCAGCTTTGCTACGCCCTGGTCGATTTGACCGTCGAGTAGTAGTACCACGCCCTGATTTAGGCGGTCGTGGTGAAATTCTTAAGGTACACACCAAAAAAGTTCCACTTGAAGAAAACGTTGATCTAGAATTGATTGCTCGTGGCACGCCAGGTTTTTCTGGTGCTGATCTTGCCAATCTAGTCAATGAAGCTGCACTGGTTGCAGCGCGCGACAATAAGAGCAAAGTCGAACAAAATGACTTTGAATCAGCTAAAGATAAAGTGCTTATGGGCAGCGAACGCAAAAGCATGATCATCTCTGAAAAAGAGAAGCTTATTACTGCCTATCACGAAGCTGGGCATACTTTAGTTGCCAAAACGGTTCCTCAAGCTGACCCTGTACATAAAGTAACAATTATCCCACGTGGTCGCGCTTTGGGGTTAACTCAACAATTACCTATTGAAGACCGTTATAACCTTTCGCGCAGCTACGCCGCTGACCGTATCGCTATACTCTTCGGTGGCCGTATTGCCGAAGATATAATTTTTAGCGAAATTACTACAGGTGCCGGTAATGATATTGAAGTCGCCACTGATTTAGCGCGCAAAATGGTATGCGAATGGGGTATGAGCGAAAAGTTAGGACCACTAACTTTTGGTAAAAAAGAAGAAGCTATCTTTTTAGGCCGCGAAATTGCGCAGCATCAAGATTATTCTGAACATACTGCTGTTGAAATCGATGGCGAAGTACGACGTATTATTACCGAGCAATATGCTCGTGCTAAAGAAATTATTATGAGTAAACTTGAAGAGCTTAAGCGTATTGCCGAAGCTCTTATCGAATACGAGACTCTTGAAGCTAATGAGGTTCAAGACCTGATTGATGGTAAAAAACTAACGCGTGAGCCACCAAAAGTAAAAATGCCAACACGCGAAGAAATTGAAAAACGCTATCAACAAGAAAAAGAAAAGCGTAAAGAAAGTGATACAAAAGTACTAGCACCGTTGGCGCAAGATCCAACTAAAGCTTAG